In Duganella zoogloeoides, a single genomic region encodes these proteins:
- the flhB gene encoding flagellar biosynthesis protein FlhB — protein sequence MSDSSDAEKTEAASPKRLEQAREEGDIPRSREVATFTVLMAAGVGLWTFGDSLIRQLNSALVSGLTLDQEQIFNSNVLLHRVALDVSRVLIACLPLGLALMFVAVISPILIGGWLFSAKAFVPKFSKLNPVNGISNMFSKNALVELFKAIAKATVVGVVAWMVMMKQQDAVIGLAVEPLRLGTTHMLNMLGSSFLYIVGALGLIAAIDAPYQLWHYADKLKMTRQEVIQESKESDGNPQIKGKIRQLQREMAKRRMMADVPTADVVVTNPTHYAVALKYNDGMRGAPKVIAKGTDETAAKIREIARENKVIMLEAPALARALYKHAEIGDEIPATLYAAVAEVLAYVFQLRMYSKGGAPRPTEPKVLDVPPELDPHNPAYVDKFGNKPNMNNGAPA from the coding sequence ATGTCAGACAGCAGCGACGCAGAAAAGACCGAAGCAGCGTCACCGAAGCGCCTCGAGCAGGCGCGTGAGGAAGGCGACATTCCGCGTTCGCGCGAAGTGGCCACGTTTACCGTGTTGATGGCGGCCGGCGTCGGCCTGTGGACCTTTGGCGACAGCCTGATCCGCCAACTCAATTCCGCGCTGGTCTCTGGCCTGACCCTGGACCAGGAGCAAATCTTCAATTCCAACGTCCTGCTGCACCGCGTGGCGCTCGACGTCAGCCGCGTGCTGATCGCCTGCCTGCCGCTAGGCCTGGCGCTGATGTTCGTGGCGGTGATCTCGCCGATCCTGATCGGCGGCTGGCTGTTCAGCGCCAAGGCCTTCGTGCCCAAGTTCAGCAAGCTCAACCCCGTCAACGGCATCAGCAATATGTTCTCCAAGAACGCGCTGGTGGAACTGTTCAAGGCCATCGCCAAGGCGACCGTGGTGGGCGTGGTGGCGTGGATGGTAATGATGAAGCAGCAGGACGCCGTCATCGGCCTGGCAGTGGAGCCGCTGCGCCTGGGCACCACCCACATGCTCAATATGCTGGGCAGCAGCTTTTTGTACATCGTCGGCGCGCTGGGCCTGATCGCAGCCATCGACGCGCCGTACCAGCTGTGGCACTACGCCGACAAGCTCAAGATGACGCGCCAGGAAGTGATCCAGGAGTCGAAAGAATCGGATGGTAATCCGCAAATCAAGGGCAAGATCCGCCAGTTGCAGCGCGAGATGGCCAAGCGCCGCATGATGGCCGATGTGCCGACCGCCGACGTGGTGGTCACCAATCCTACCCACTACGCGGTGGCGCTGAAATACAACGATGGCATGCGCGGCGCACCGAAAGTGATCGCCAAGGGCACCGACGAAACCGCCGCCAAGATCCGCGAAATCGCCCGCGAAAACAAGGTCATCATGCTCGAAGCGCCGGCCCTGGCGCGGGCGCTGTACAAGCATGCCGAGATTGGCGACGAGATTCCTGCCACGCTGTACGCAGCGGTGGCCGAAGTGCTGGCCTACGTATTCCAGCTGCGCATGTACAGCAAGGGCGGCGCGCCACGGCCGACCGAACCGAAGGTACTCGACGTGCCGCCGGAACTCGATCCGCACAACCCGGCTTACGTGGACAAATTCGGCAACAAACCAAACATGAATAACGGAGCACCCGCATGA
- the flhA gene encoding flagellar biosynthesis protein FlhA, producing the protein MSNVKMPPWLQGLATSQNKSSLAAPIFLIMMLSMMILPLPAFVLDIFFTFNIALAIVVLLTSLYTVKPLDFMAFPTVLLVSTMLRLSLNVASTRVVLTEGHTGADAAGKVVEAFGHFLIGGNYTVGIVVFIILTIINFIVVTKGAGRIAEVGARFALDAMPGKQMAIDADLNAGLIGEADARKRRNEVSQEAEFYGAMDGASKYVRGDAVAGILVTVINVIGGLLVGVIQHGLPFGEAAQIYTLLAIGDGLVAQIPSLIISIAAGIVVSRVASEQDIGTQMVSQLFARVEVLYVTGGIIFGLGLIPGMPNVMFLTIGGAILGAGYMMARKEKVTGGPVGKAKAEAEAAAAAAAAAPPAPEQEEASWQDVMPVDTLGLEVGYRLIPLVDKTQGGELLKRIKGIRKKFAQEVGFLAPPVHIRDNLELKPSAYRITLKGVEVGMGEAFNGQFLAINPGMASGTLQGLVTTDPAFGLPATWIDASLRDQAQGMGYTVVDAGTVVATHLNHLISTHASELLGRAEVQALLDHLAKEAPRLVEDLVPKMVSLSTLQKVLQNLLVEGVHIRDMRTIIETLAEHTVHTQDPSDLTALVRMALGRAIVQQLFPGTNELSVMTLDNRLERLLMQALAASGPDGAGIEPGLADTIAQQAANAAQQQEAMGLTPVLLVPGPLRALLSRFLRRALPQLKVLSHAEIPESKTIRVTALVGQT; encoded by the coding sequence ATGAGCAACGTCAAAATGCCGCCATGGCTGCAAGGCCTGGCGACCAGCCAGAACAAGTCTTCGCTGGCGGCGCCGATCTTCCTGATCATGATGCTGTCGATGATGATCCTGCCGTTGCCGGCGTTCGTGCTCGACATCTTCTTCACTTTCAATATCGCGCTGGCGATCGTGGTGCTGCTGACCAGCCTGTACACGGTGAAGCCGCTCGACTTCATGGCGTTCCCGACCGTGCTGCTGGTCTCGACCATGCTGCGCCTGTCGCTGAACGTCGCGTCCACCCGCGTGGTGCTGACCGAAGGCCACACTGGCGCGGATGCTGCCGGTAAAGTGGTGGAAGCATTCGGCCATTTCCTGATTGGCGGTAATTACACGGTCGGTATCGTGGTGTTCATCATCCTGACCATTATCAACTTTATCGTGGTAACCAAGGGCGCAGGCCGTATCGCCGAGGTGGGCGCGCGTTTCGCGCTGGACGCCATGCCAGGTAAGCAGATGGCGATTGACGCCGACCTGAATGCCGGCCTGATCGGTGAGGCGGACGCCCGCAAGCGCCGCAACGAAGTCTCGCAGGAAGCGGAGTTCTATGGCGCGATGGACGGCGCCAGCAAATACGTACGCGGCGATGCCGTGGCCGGCATCCTGGTCACCGTGATCAACGTCATCGGCGGCTTGCTGGTCGGCGTGATCCAGCACGGCCTGCCGTTCGGCGAAGCGGCGCAGATCTACACGCTGTTGGCCATCGGTGACGGCCTGGTGGCGCAGATTCCATCGCTGATCATCTCGATCGCGGCCGGTATCGTGGTGTCGCGCGTGGCCAGTGAGCAGGACATCGGTACCCAGATGGTGTCGCAACTGTTTGCACGCGTGGAAGTGCTGTACGTCACCGGCGGCATCATCTTCGGCCTGGGCCTGATTCCCGGCATGCCGAACGTCATGTTCCTGACCATCGGCGGCGCCATCCTCGGCGCCGGCTACATGATGGCCCGCAAGGAAAAAGTCACCGGTGGCCCGGTGGGCAAGGCCAAGGCCGAGGCGGAAGCAGCGGCGGCTGCCGCCGCTGCCGCGCCGCCGGCGCCGGAGCAGGAAGAAGCGAGCTGGCAGGACGTGATGCCGGTCGATACCCTGGGCCTGGAAGTGGGCTACCGCCTGATTCCGCTGGTCGATAAAACCCAGGGCGGCGAACTGCTCAAGCGCATCAAGGGCATCCGCAAGAAGTTCGCGCAAGAGGTCGGCTTCCTGGCGCCGCCGGTGCACATCCGGGACAACCTGGAACTGAAACCGTCGGCCTACCGCATCACCCTCAAAGGCGTGGAAGTGGGCATGGGCGAAGCGTTCAACGGCCAGTTCCTGGCGATCAATCCCGGCATGGCCAGCGGCACGCTGCAGGGCCTGGTGACCACCGATCCGGCCTTTGGCCTCCCCGCCACCTGGATCGACGCCAGTTTGCGCGACCAGGCGCAGGGCATGGGTTACACGGTAGTCGATGCCGGCACCGTGGTGGCCACGCATTTGAACCACCTGATTTCCACCCATGCATCGGAACTGCTGGGCCGGGCCGAAGTGCAGGCGCTGCTCGACCACCTGGCCAAGGAAGCGCCGCGCCTGGTGGAAGACCTGGTGCCGAAAATGGTGTCGCTGTCCACGCTGCAAAAAGTGCTGCAAAACCTGCTGGTCGAAGGCGTGCACATCCGCGATATGCGCACCATTATCGAGACCCTGGCCGAGCACACCGTGCACACGCAAGACCCAAGCGACCTGACCGCGCTGGTGCGCATGGCGCTGGGCCGCGCCATCGTCCAGCAACTGTTCCCTGGCACCAACGAGTTGTCGGTGATGACCCTGGATAATCGCCTGGAACGCCTGTTGATGCAGGCGCTGGCCGCCAGCGGTCCGGACGGCGCCGGCATCGAACCCGGCTTGGCCGATACCATCGCCCAGCAGGCGGCGAATGCGGCGCAGCAGCAGGAGGCGATGGGACTGACGCCGGTATTGCTGGTGCCGGGCCCGCTGCGCGCCTTGCTGTCGCGCTTCCTGCGGCGCGCGCTGCCGCAGCTGAAAGTGCTGTCGCATGCCGAGATCCCGGAAAGCAAGACCATTCGCGTGACCGCGCTGGTGGGCCAGACGTAA
- a CDS encoding RpnC/YadD family protein — protein sequence MSDDYDSPWKEVVMHHFPEFMAFYFPQAHAQIDWSLPHVFLDQELAALSADAELGKRLLDKLVSVRKLDGDEQWVLVHLEVQGWRDADFAERMFIYNYRVYDRYRRPVASMALLTDENRHWRPTGFGWQQLGCTMQLDFPIAKMQDYGYVIPDLASQENAFALVSAAHLLAQSTRNDAHRRRIAKWKLTKMLYERDWDRQRIIDLYRVMDWIMYLPPALEQRLRSGIVQLERRSDMTYLSSIERIGMENGIKKGMEQGLQQGLEQGLEQGLEQGQRRGSADLLSLMLRARFGPLSLPVQIMLEDAPADLLNQWAKNFVHADSLDAVFRTE from the coding sequence ATGAGCGACGACTATGATTCGCCATGGAAGGAAGTGGTCATGCACCACTTTCCGGAATTCATGGCTTTCTACTTTCCCCAGGCGCATGCGCAAATCGACTGGTCGCTGCCGCACGTATTTCTCGACCAGGAGCTGGCCGCATTGTCGGCTGATGCCGAGCTCGGCAAACGCTTGTTGGACAAGCTGGTCAGTGTGCGCAAGCTCGATGGCGACGAGCAGTGGGTACTGGTGCATCTGGAAGTGCAGGGTTGGCGCGATGCCGATTTTGCCGAGCGCATGTTCATTTATAACTACCGCGTGTATGACCGCTACCGCCGTCCGGTGGCCAGCATGGCGTTGCTGACCGACGAGAACCGCCACTGGCGTCCGACCGGCTTCGGCTGGCAGCAGCTTGGCTGCACGATGCAGCTTGATTTCCCGATCGCAAAAATGCAGGATTACGGATACGTGATCCCGGACCTGGCGAGCCAGGAAAACGCGTTCGCGCTGGTCAGCGCAGCGCATTTGCTGGCTCAGAGTACCCGTAACGATGCGCATCGACGCCGCATCGCAAAGTGGAAGCTCACCAAGATGTTGTATGAGCGTGACTGGGACCGGCAGCGTATCATCGATCTCTATCGGGTGATGGACTGGATCATGTACTTGCCGCCAGCGCTGGAGCAGCGCCTGCGATCAGGGATTGTTCAACTGGAAAGGAGGAGTGACATGACATACTTGTCTTCTATCGAACGTATAGGTATGGAAAACGGGATCAAGAAAGGCATGGAGCAAGGCCTGCAACAAGGTCTGGAACAAGGTCTGGAACAAGGTCTGGAGCAAGGGCAGCGGCGCGGTTCTGCTGACTTGCTGTCCCTGATGCTTAGAGCCCGGTTCGGCCCGTTAAGTTTGCCGGTGCAAATCATGCTGGAAGATGCACCTGCCGACCTGCTCAATCAGTGGGCAAAAAACTTTGTCCACGCCGATTCGCTCGACGCCGTTTTTCGTACCGAATGA
- the flhF gene encoding flagellar biosynthesis protein FlhF → MNVKKFTAPTSREALRKVREALGPDAVILSNRQADGMVEILALANDDAASLAMPAPHSPMAEPAPSLDFDAAIAQRSQRLDARLEPHFDEAPYMPPRQSQPPQQTMQPTARQAQPPQQAMQPLHHHAAQQAQQAQQPPRRVVASPSSYATKTAAAAAPASMPAQPRAPQLDADQVSAMVASAVASAKQSAAAEMQDMMSEIRAMRGMMQTQLAEIAWGSTQAREPQKAAVLREMLAAGFSASLARYLIDKLPANRDVADSMRWIKTVLTRNLSAMANEDALIDQGGVFALVGPTGVGKTTSTAKLAARCVMRHGPDKLALITTDAYRIGAHEQLRIYGKILGVMVHSVKDEADLRIALKELRNKHTVLIDTVGVSQRDQMVTEQVSMLQGAGSDVKRLLCLNATATQETLSEVVRAYQGSGLAGCIMTKLDEAAAIGNVLDVVIRQKLNLFYVSNGQRVPEDLHLADPAYLIDRAFKLKRDVVNTQYLDNELPLLMSGSQHNAQREVHLG, encoded by the coding sequence ATGAACGTGAAAAAATTCACCGCGCCCACGTCGCGCGAGGCATTGCGCAAGGTTCGCGAAGCGCTGGGGCCTGACGCCGTGATCCTGTCCAACCGCCAGGCAGACGGCATGGTGGAAATCCTGGCCCTGGCCAACGACGACGCCGCTTCGCTGGCGATGCCGGCGCCGCACTCGCCGATGGCCGAGCCGGCCCCGTCGCTCGACTTCGACGCCGCCATCGCGCAACGTAGCCAGCGCCTCGATGCGCGCCTCGAGCCCCATTTCGACGAAGCGCCTTACATGCCACCACGCCAGTCGCAGCCGCCTCAGCAGACCATGCAGCCGACGGCACGCCAGGCGCAGCCGCCTCAGCAGGCCATGCAACCGCTGCACCACCACGCCGCCCAACAGGCACAACAGGCCCAGCAACCGCCACGCCGCGTGGTCGCCTCGCCATCGTCGTACGCCACCAAGACCGCTGCTGCAGCAGCGCCGGCCAGCATGCCAGCCCAGCCGCGCGCACCGCAACTCGATGCCGACCAGGTCAGCGCCATGGTCGCCTCGGCCGTCGCCAGCGCCAAGCAGAGCGCCGCCGCTGAAATGCAAGACATGATGAGCGAAATCCGCGCCATGCGCGGCATGATGCAAACCCAGCTGGCGGAAATCGCCTGGGGCAGCACCCAGGCCCGCGAGCCGCAAAAAGCCGCCGTGCTGCGCGAGATGCTGGCCGCCGGTTTTTCGGCCAGCCTGGCGCGCTACCTGATCGACAAGCTGCCAGCCAACCGCGATGTCGCCGACAGCATGCGCTGGATTAAGACCGTGTTGACACGCAACCTGTCGGCCATGGCCAACGAAGATGCGCTGATCGACCAGGGTGGCGTGTTCGCACTGGTGGGGCCAACCGGTGTTGGCAAAACCACCAGCACCGCCAAGCTGGCCGCGCGCTGCGTGATGCGCCACGGCCCGGACAAGCTGGCCCTCATCACCACCGACGCCTACCGCATCGGCGCCCACGAGCAACTGCGTATCTACGGCAAGATCCTCGGCGTGATGGTGCACTCGGTCAAGGACGAAGCGGACCTGCGCATCGCCCTCAAGGAATTGCGCAACAAGCACACGGTGCTGATCGATACCGTGGGCGTGAGCCAGCGCGACCAGATGGTCACCGAGCAGGTCTCGATGCTGCAAGGCGCCGGCTCCGACGTCAAGCGCCTGTTGTGCCTGAATGCCACGGCTACCCAGGAAACCCTGTCGGAAGTGGTGCGCGCCTACCAGGGCAGCGGCCTGGCCGGCTGCATCATGACCAAGCTCGACGAAGCGGCAGCGATCGGCAACGTGCTCGACGTGGTGATCCGCCAAAAGCTCAACCTGTTCTACGTCTCGAACGGCCAGCGGGTGCCGGAAGACCTGCACCTGGCCGATCCGGCCTACCTGATCGATCGCGCGTTCAAATTGAAACGCGACGTCGTCAATACCCAATACCTGGACAATGAACTGCCGCTGTTGATGTCGGGCAGCCAGCACAACGCGCAG